The sequence below is a genomic window from Anaerocolumna chitinilytica.
TTTACAGAATGCAAGTATATTCGGTAGCTTCCGCCTGGTTGAAACAAAGACTTATCCAGTATGATATTGCTATCCTTTATATCTGATTGTGAAAAAATTTGAGTCCAGCTGTTAGTATCTGTAACTACAGCGGTATAGCTATCAGCTGAATCGTTAAGTTCCCATTGTACATTTATGTCTGATAGTGACATAGCAGTTCCGGTTTTCGGAGCTATAATTTCAGGCGGCAGCAATTGTTTAAAAAGAATATCAATATAACTTGGAGCGGATTGAACGTCTCCCTTCTCAGAATGTACGTATATACGGTAACACCCGCCTGCTTTGAATATTGTTTTATTTAACAAGAGTGAGTTGTCGGTAATATTTTCTTCTGTAAATATTTTCGTCCAGCTGTTGGTATCTGTTACAACAACACAATAACCGGTTGCTATTGCTACGGGCTCCCATTGGATGTCCAAATCGGACAACGATAAAGAGGTTGCTGAAGATGTTGTAATTTTAGGAGAGGGTAACTCTTCTATATTAATATCAATATAAGCAGGTACAGAATATAGATCATTAACTGCAGAATGTATATAAATACGATAACTTCCCCCAGGTTTAAAAAAAGAGTCTTTCAAAAGATATGAATTCCCTTGGATATTAGTTTTTTTAAATATTTTCTTCCAGTTGTTAGTATCCGTAAGAACTAAGGAATAGCTGGTGGCAGAATTAACTGGTTTCCATTGTACCTTAATGTCTGTGAGAGGAAGAACCCCCCCGGTTTTAGGACTGGTTATTTTAGGTTTTAAAGGTTTAGCTTCTTTTGTACCGGAGGAAGAGGAGATATTATTTTTTTTAGCTTTTGTTTTCTTTACTGAGGGTAAATTACTTATAGAAATCTTACTCTGGTTTGACAAGTCCGATGTGGTATGGTTACTGGAGGCCGGTGAGTGAGTTTCATTATTTATACTTGGGGTTTTGGTCAATGCATTCTCTGATATGTCATTTCCGTTTAATATTTTAGAGGTTTCTGCGGCAACACCTGTTGGCAGGACCGAGTTTAGGTTATCAGGGGACTCGGGATGATGATGGGTGAATATGAAAACGTATGATATCAATATTAATAGTAGGCTTAACACAGCATGAACATATTTCATCTGCAAAAATTTAGGAAACTCTCTTTTTTTAGAATTCGGTTCATCTTTTATATCACGAGGTGAGTTCTTATGGGTGGTTTCTGCTTCAGTTACTTTAGCATGAAGCAGAAAGGTATTTTCTTTCAATAAATAAGGTAAAAATTTATCTTTATTTTTTAAAAGATAGAGAAGCTCCTTTGTTGCCTTGAATAAAGCATTGGAATCATCCTCTGCAATTCTTAAAACCCATATGTCAACATTATCTCTAATTAGATTACCGGCATATGAGGTGAATTCATCTGATTTTAATATACAGAGTATTCTGTCCTTTAAAAGACTATATTTACCCTTATCCTTACAGCATTCAATGATGTATTCCAAGATGGAGTTTATGATAATCAAATATTTTGGACTTGAAATACCATTTATCCAATTGTGAAAATTTCCTTCATTAACCTCAAAATCAAATTCCGGTGAATCTGCGGCATCATCTATGTAAAAATTCAAATAAGCATAATCATTATAGTTATATCCATATGTTTTTCTTTTTTTACTGTAATTATTAATATTTGCGGCATGGGCTGCATAACCGACGCTAATAGGATAAATTTCCTTGAAGATAGTTTTGTAAATCGCAGAAAGCAGTTGTTTTCTTACATCGATATGGCTCATATGATATTTTACCTTCTTTCCAGATAAATTTTTATATATTTAATCCATTTAAGGAAAACTATAATGTATTTATATGATATTTTATGCTATTATTTTCCATACAGATGTCTAATTAAACAGTATTATAGCATTTATAGTATTTATTTGGAAGGAAAGATTTTTACATGTTAAAGATTTAATGGGTCAGGCTGAAATGTGAGTTTATATAGATTTATAATCAGCAGAGCCAAGCGGAGAGTGGAAGTAACTGAGCTTTTCGATGGGTTTACATATTATAAGAAAATACTTAAAAGTGCTTATATAAACCTCCTACAGTTTCATGTAAGCATAGGTAAGTTCATTTGTAAATGAATTTGCCAATAAAAACTGTTTCTTCGGAAACAGTTTTTAGAACGGCTGCACGTTTCATTATTTCCTTCTTCAAGTCTGGTGGGGAAATACGGTATTAACAGTATCATTATCGCCGTTTTGCTCTGCAAGTGCAGCCTTTCTTCTGTGAGGATTCGAAGGATACTACAATTTAAACATAGCTATTGGTCAAATATGTGGAAATATTATCGAATCTTTTTAAAGTTAAAATTTATAATTGTAAATTGTTATACTGTAAATATCCTACTCTGAATGTAAGGAAATATGTAAAAATCTGCCGCATAACTTAAATGGCAGTAAAAGTTATGCGGCAGTTCCAAATAAGGGTATATAATTTAATTTATTGCTCTTCCCAATACTTTTTACAGCTATTGGAAGTCATTACATAGGTCAGGAATCGAAGAGCTGATTTTCTAAGCTCAGATAATGTTACCCGTCCTTCCTGAAAACCGGTAAGTACTTGCTCTATGACCGGAGGTCCGCCCGGCATGATAACATCATTTCCTGCTGCTATGGCATCTGCACCGTCTACTACAATATCCATGTCTCCCCAATCGGTTACAACAATTCCTTCATAACCCCATTCTTCTCTTAGGATACCTTCGCAGAGGTCAAGATTGCCGGCTGCAAATATACCGTTTATCTTATTAAAGGAGGTCATAAGAGTAGATACCTTGCTGTTTTTTACAACCATTTCAAAAGGTTTTAAATACAATTCTCTGGCAGTTCGTTCCTCAACAATGGAATCCAACGCATCAAAGGAATTTTTTGTACTGCCTCTTCGATATGTTTCCTGTTCATTGAGCGCAAAGTGTTTCGGGCAGGTAGTTATTCCGATTTCTTCGGCACCAAGTGTGATGGCAAGACCACAATAACCGGTATGTCTCGGATCTTCGGAATAATATTCAAAATTACGGCCGCCAATAGGATTTCTCTGTAGATTTATTCCGGGTGCAAGCCAGCTGTCCACATCTAGACCGGAAGCTTCTGCTGCACAGGCTGTACCAAATTCTTTTAATAAGTCCATATTAAAAGTACAGGCCATAGAGATTCCCGTAGGCCAAGCTGTTAGCTGAACGCCTGCAGGACCATCTTTGTAAAAAACAGAGGGGATTCCGTATTTTGTAAGGGCAGGGGAGATATATCCTGCAAACCCTGTGGGATGAGTGGAAACAGCAATATCTGTGCCGTCACTGTATTGAATAGTGGATGCATATTTACCACCCATACCGCCAAAGGGAAGTCCTGGACCATAACCATTTAACAATACTGCCAGTTCTTCCGGAGTCATTTTCTCAACCAATTCTTCCAAGGTGCAATGACCATCTTTTACATCCTTTAAAGTAAAAGCTTGCATTGAGACAGGCTTTCGTGCTTCTTTATCAGATAGAGAAGAGGAGCAGGATGCGGCAGCTATTGATTTTTTACTTTCATTAAAATCCTTTTGCAGCAGTGTTAATAAGCATGGAGCATTATGTTTCTCAACTTCTTCCGTAGAGTAGGAGTAGGAAGCCGCACCTTTGTTGCTTAAAAATGCAAGCTTGCCTTTATTGGAAGAATTAAGTGAGAGTCTGTTACTGTAGCTGGCAGTAACAATGGTTTCTTCAGCTTGTACCTTTCCGATAATTTTTGTATTTCTGGAAGAGTTACCAAGTCGTAAGAAGTATTGTCCATTTTCTATAATATAGGAAGCAGATGCTTCGTCGTAACTTGCCAGTTCTTTTAATGGGAAACTAAGAGTCATCTCTTCTGTTTCGCCGGGAGCCAATTCTTTCGTTTTAGCATAAGTAAGCAATTCTTGATAGGGCTTTTCTAAACAGCCGGAAGGAGCACTTACATAGAGCTGTACCACTTCTTTTCCGGAATAGAGTGTGCTTACATTAGTGACATTGGCAATTATCTGCAGATTTTCGCCTTCCCTGCAGGCATAGGAATATGCTATGTGAAAGTCAGCGTAAGATAATCCGTAACCAAAAGGGTACATGACAGGAACATTAAAGGTATCAAAATACCGATAACCCATGTAAATGCCTTCTTTGTATACTGCGACAGGCCTTTTGGAAAAGTCTTCCTGGCTTTTGACTTTCGGGTTTCGGTTATCTTTGGCAGATAAACCGAAATCTTCGTATGTTAATATGGTATCGGGTCTGTCCTTATCCGTAAAGAAGAGTTCCGAAGAGGGGTAAGCTTCATAGGAATAAGCTATGGTTGAAGGTAACTTACCACTGGGAACAGCCTTACCGGTAATGATATCAGCAAGAGCAGCAGCTCCTTGTTCTCCTGCCGTACCTAAAAATAATATGGAGCGGACAGAAGGATAAGACTGTATTAAACTTAAATCTACAAAGCCATTTATATTAAGCACTACTACAACATTTTCAAAATGGGCTGTTATTCTATGAAGTAAGTCCTTTTCAGAGGCAGTCAGATAATAGTCATCCTGAACACGTCGGTCACATTCTTCACCACCGGAAGCTCGTCCCAGTATAAAAAATGCAGTATGAGTGGAAGGAATTGATGTAAGGATTTCCTCGTTAATAGAAAATTCCTCTATGGGAGCCTTATATTTTCCGAAAATCTCATAAATTAGTCCGCTGTTAAGAAGTTCCTTGAACTTATTACGTTCTTCCTCCGGATCAGGAGCATTTTCTCTTTCGGTATCCAAAGCATTTTTATAAAAGGCTTCCAGAGCAGGGTCTAAGGTCAACCCTGCTTTTATAAACTCCTCAGTAATAAGTGTAGTTTCATCGGAAGCAGTAGCGCCGGAACCGCTGCCGCCTATCAGCGTATCAAGTTGCGCACGTCCAAAGATTGCAATAGGTGCACCGGATTTTAAGGGTAGGAGAGCATTGTCGTTTTTTAATAGAACGATTCCTTCAGAGGCCAATTTCTTGGCTAACGAAAGTCGGGCTTCCTTTGATTCATAGGTAAGCATTCGTAACTCCTTTCATGAATATCAAATCTTGAAAACACTTTTATTTTCTTAATCTGGTATTTTTGTTTATCCTTAACTTCAATTAAGGAAGCGTTACAAAGATATCAATTTGTCCATTTGCCTTCTCAAGAAGTTCCTTCTTAACTCTTAATCCACCTTCACGATAGGGATTTAAGATAGTTTCCCCGGAAACTGGGATACCGTCGATGCTTACGGAGATTCTGTTATTCGTCAAATTATCCTTGTTATCGCTTTTTACTGAGATATGATAACAGAAATCCAAATCTCTATTAAAACAATTAAAATGCAGCTTTAATCCGTCAAGATAGTCGGGAAGTACAGGATCTATAATTAAGGAATCTGCCAGGAAACGGACACCAAGTATATTAGAGATCAACTGGTTCAGATAGATTCCAGGACCGCTGGAATAAAGCCTCCAGCCACCTTTTACAGAGATACTTCCGGTTTTTAATTTATCAAAATTCTCAGCAAAATCATAGCGGTCTGTAAAACTTCCATCAGAACTGCTGAAATACAAATTGCTTTGCCTTAAGCAGGCAGATGGTACACTTTCCTGAATGAGAATAGGGTTGATTGTAAACAAGCTGTCCCAAGCCGTTGAGCTGTCACCGATTTTAGCACAAGCCTCAAGATAACGAATATGTGCATGTGTATATTCAAGACTTATTTCTCTTCCTACATTGGCGGCTTGTTCTGCTCTCTTAAAGAGTTTACTAACTCCTCCGTTGTACCGAGCAGGGCGGTTCATTAGATGAACACCGTCAGGGAATTTAAGTTCCTTGTCTATGGTCTGCATATTAACCTTGGCTTGTTCGGGAGAGACCAGTTCAGCAATAATGCTTCGGGTCATTGGCAGGAGTCTGTAATTAATACCGGTTTCTTTATCCACCGGATGAAGCATATAGGTAATTTCATTATTGTCATATTGAACAAATCCTGGAATAATGCCATCTTTGATTAAGAGGGATTTAAAATCATCTGCTATCTTTTGGGAGCTTTCGGATAATTTTTCTGCAAAATTGCTGTCAGTTTCCTTTAACATGGTTCCTAAACGTCTTAATGTCTGGAAGGCCAGTGCGACAGTCCAGGAGCTAACTAAATGTTCACGCATCTTAGGGTCAACCGGCTGCAAAGTATCATCCCAATCACCACCTGCATAAGTGATTAATCCGGTGTTGCCGATAAAACGTAATTTAACTGCTTCGAAGGCACGTTTAATATGGTGCAGTAATGTAAATTGTTCGTTTGCTAAGTCTTTATATGGAATTTCTCTTTGGAGTAAAGCGTAATCACCGGAAGCTTCCAGATAATCACCAATACATTTAAGAGGCCAGAAGATTACATCGCCATGGCATTCTCCGGCATCCATAGTATAACGATCAAACATAAACCATTGAGGCCATTCTCCGTTTGAATGGGACTGGTGGGAGAAGATATTTAGCAGCACTTTTCCGGCCAGGTTATAATTCTGAGTCATAAGGAAGTATTCCATAGGTCCCTGGCATACATCTCTGGTTCCCCAAGCCGCTCCGCCAGGTTGTTCCAGGCCGTGAGGTGAAGCGAAGTGAATCATTGCATTGTGAGTGTACCACCAGGCAGTTTCATTCAAGATGTCAATTCTTGTATTTTCTCCTTTGCAATCTAAAGAAAGCTTAAAACCTCCGTTTAAATTGCGGTAATAGTCTAGAGCGGCAGCCTTTTCAGTTTCAAAGTCAATGGTTGGAACACTAAGGGAATCCTCACCGTTTAGAGAGCCGGCTATAATGCACTGAAAGTTACTGGTTTCATTCATAGTTATGGTTATGAAGGTATCATCTCTGGAAATACCATCTTCAAAGAATATTCTGTCATCACTTGTCTGCCATTTAGCACCGGATAAGAACATGCTATAGCTAAGTGCTTCATATTCCGTAGAGATTCCGGTAAAATGTAATCCATGGGGGATTTCAGCAAAGGAAACTTCTTTCGTATGTTCATTTTCACCAAGAACCATTTGATTTGTAAGAATAAAGTCATAGGACTTTTCCTTCTGACTGGTAACATCCAGAACTACGTAAGGCTTATGGGCGGCAGTATAGGAAGTTATTTTTAGCAGGTCATCTTCTAAAACATAATACCAGCTGGCATAATTCATACCCATTTCAAAGAGAGCAGGAAGAGTTAACAGGCGGTAGGTTCCGTCCAATTTAATATACAAGTGCTGACCGCAATTTTTCTGGATATTCAAAAGCCCTCTTGGGGTTGATAAAAATTTATGAAAAGAGGTATTTCCAAGGACTGTTTGACCATTGAATAATCCATACATATAAGCAGTACTGGAGATTGCACCTTTGGCATCAGTCCATTTACCGTTAATGCTTTCTTCCTCTAATTCACCCGGGCAGCTTATGAAAATTGTTCCGTGAGGGCGTTCCATATGGAGTTCTTTTTCTTTTGTAACTATATGACTGTGGTCCTTTGTAAAGAAAGACAGCAGTTTCTCGCCGTTGCGTTCCTCCAGAATACGAGATGGAAATAAAGCATCAATAGCTTCTGGGGAGAGGGCTGGGGAGGAATAAGTAGTCCCGAACTCCCTTTTCAGAGTTACAAATGGGTAGGGAGTATAAATATCTTCTTCTAATGCTTGATATGCGGACTTTATTTCAGCGTCATATTCCAGAGAAGTAATTGCATCTGGGTGGTTTTCTGCCGCAAATCCATAAAAAGCAAGTTTCTTGCTGGAATTCAGATTAAACTTCTCTGTCTGGAAAGCAGTATAGGAAAATTCAAACTGATAATTAATATCCGGCAAATCTTCTGTAAGAGCAGCAGGTATATCGGTATCTTTGTAGGAGGTTTTAAAGAATTGCATCCCGTCAGTGGAATAATGTATGACGGAAGCACCTAAACTACCCTGTCGGAGATATGGATAGGAACCTCCCTGGTCCTGGTTTTGTCTGGAACATATGGTATAACCATTATCAGAAGAGAAGATACTATGTCCAAGGTATTGTGCTGCATACAATTCATTTGTAAGTACAGCTCCGGAAGAGGCTACACCAATATCTTGACCATAGAGGAGGTCAACAGTTTCACCGTTACCATTTAAAGCAATTTCCCAGAACCATACGCTTTCTTTTGCGTAGAAGATTACCTCATAAGAGATACCTTCTACAATTCCGGTATACTTAAGAGATGTATTTCCCTTTTCTAATTTCGAACGTGAACGAATTCCCAAAAGGGGATATGCGGTGACGGAATTCTCTTTATATATTCTAAGATATATGTTATTCGGAGAGCCATCTTTAGAATTTCCATGAAATCCATTTAACATGATACCATTGTGGTTGAATTCGAAAATATCACCGGTAGGCAGAAAACAATAACTTGTTTTGCCTGCTTTCAATTCAATTAAATTATTTGTTAGGTTCATAACACGGGGGTCCTTTCTGAAAGTAGTATGCAATGGATATGAAAACGATACCACTTTTTGAGATTGTTGAAAATATTATATCCTTGCATTGTAAAAATGTCAATGCAAACTGATTCATTTTGTAAATAATTTGTCTAAATTTAAAACCATTATAATGAAAGAATACAACAATTTTAAATTTTGGCGGAATTTATAAGATAAAAAATAGCCATAAATTATTAAAAAAATATAAAAAACCATTTGACAAAATGAATGTAAGATAATATAATCTACACATAAATTACAATTTGATTGAGAAATGGAAACGATTCCATGAAACATATTTACAAAGGTTTTGATATTTCAAAATTCAAATTGGATAGAATAGTAAGTATATCTAAAAAATGAAGTGAAGGGTGGATTTTATATGGGAAAATTAACAATCCATTTTAAGAACTTTTTTCACGAAGTGAAACGTAAGCGTGTCCTGTTCTTAATGATTTTACCAATTCTGATCTATTTTTTTGTTTTTGCCTACATCCCGATGCCAGGAGCATATATCGCTTTCGTAGACTACAGCATTGGAAAAGGAATATTTGGAAGCCCATTTGTTGGACTTAAGAATTTTGAATTCCTTGCAAAAACAGGTGACCTGTGGAGGATAACTAAGAATACGCTTCTTTATAATGTTGCCTTCCTGGTATTGTGTAATGTGTTTCAAGTTGCTTTTGCAATCATGCTTGCTGAGCTGGGAAGCAAATGGTTTAAGAAATTATCCCAGTCCATTATCTTATTACCGTATTTCATCTCAATGGTTATTGTCGGATTTTTTGCATACAACTTCTTCAATTACGACCATGGCTTTGTTAATACATTATTAACAGGTTTAGGATTTCCCAAACATGATTTTTATTCTGATCAGGGAATCTGGAAATACATTATCGTATTCTTCAAGATATGGAGTCAAACTGGTTATGGTATGATAGTTTATCTGGCTACAATTACCGGAATCGATGCAGAAATTTATGAGGCCGCATCTCTTGATGGAGCTAATCCTGTACAGAAAATAAAGTATCTGACATTACCTTTGTTAAAGACTACTGTTATATTGCTTTTCCTTTTTGGTCTTGGCGGTATTTTAAAGGGTTCCTTCGACCTATTCTTTAACCTGATAGGAAGTAATTCCATCCTTTATCCCCAGACAGATATTATTGATACCTTTGTATTCCGAAGCCTTGTCAGTCAGTTTAACTTTTCACAAGGTGCCGCCGTTGGCTTTTACCAGTCAATATTCGGGTTGATTCTTGTTCTGGTGGTAAATGCAGTTGTGAAGAAGATAGAACCTGAGAGTGCATTATTTTAGGAAAAGGAGTTAAGTTAATATGAAAGAAGACAATATAAAAAGCAGGAAATTGATGGGCAAGGATGAAAAAATCATGAAAGGCGTTTTTTATACCCTTGTTACCATATTTACATTGATATGCTTATTTCCTTTTCTTCTCCTGATATCCTCCTCTTTTATGAGTGAAAAGGAAATACTGAAGGAGGGTTACAAGCTGATTCCATCTCATATTAGTTTCAGTGCGTATGAGTTCCTTGGAAGCCATGTAACGAATCTGTTCAATGCATACAAAGTTACCATCACCATTGCGGTAGCAGGAACACTTTTAGGATTGTTTCTTATGTCAATGGGTGGTTATGTCCTTTGCAGAAAAGATTTTAAATATAGAAACCAGATTTCATTTTTTATCTATTTTACAACATTGTTCAGCGGCGGTTTGATTCCCACTTATATCTTAATGGTCAATGGCTTGGGATTAAAGGATAATCTCTGGTCCTTGATACTTCCGGGATTAATGAGCCCCTGGTCTATCTTCCTAATGAGAAACTTTATGAAATCTATACCGGAATCCTTATATGAATCCGCAGCAATTGACGGAGCCGGTGATTTTAGAATTTACTGGAAGATATTCATGCCACTGTCAAAGCCGTCTCTAGCAACCATAGGACTATTCCTAACACTTGGTTACTGGAATGAATGGTACAATGCCATGCTCTATATTCAGTCACAAAATAAGATACCATTGCAGTATTTCCTGCAAAAAATCGTAAGCCAGGCTAACATATCCCTGTTAATCCAGCAGGGTCTGACAATCAACACAGGTGATCTGCCAAGTGAATCTATCAAAATGGCTACTGCGGTAGCTGCTATCGGGCCAATTATTTTAGTATATCCTTTTGTACAAAAGTATTTTGTAAGCGGTCTGACTATCGGTGCTGTAAAAGGCTGATAACTATCCTGGTAATATGCTTAAGAGCCGTAAACTCGTTGACTTAATATTATTGCTTAATATACGGCTCATAAGCTTATTATAAATAATGTATTTTATGTCGCCATGAGCGGCAGAATGGAGGTAAAGATGAAGAGAATTATTGCATTGTTGTTAGTAGCAGTTCTTGCAATCGGTATGGTTACCGGATGCAGTAAAACAACAAAAAACAATTCCGGCACAACAAACAATGGGGCGGAAACAACAGATGGTAAGACTGACAATTCCAAAGAGGTAAATCTGGTACTTTATTTATACGGCAGCGAAGGTGTTGCTAACAAAGATATACTTGCCGCATTAAATGAAAAATTAAAAGCAAGCATTAATACTACCCTTGAAATTAAATATATTGATTGGGGTGATATTGCAACAAAATATCCTCTGATGTTTTCATCAGGTGAGAAGTTTGATATGGCATACGTTTCAGGTAATGGCAATGTTCCTTATGCTACACTTGTAAAACAAGGCGCTTTGGCTGACATCACAGATTTACTTGATAAAGATGCTCCTACTCTTAAGACAGCATTAGCAAAACAGTGGGACAGCGTTAAGGTTGACGGAAAAATCTATGCAGTACCTACTGACTATTCCGAGTACACTTCTTATGGATTTGTATCCCGTAAAGATTTAATGGATAAATACGGTGTATCCACCATCAGTTCTATCGCTGATATGGAAAAATACATGGATGCAGCTGTTGCTGACGGACAGGTACCTTTAAATGGTAAAGCAAATCTGTCAAATGATCTTTACAGAATGTTTATTGATACAACTGATGGCTGGATTAATGCACCTGGTATCTCTGAAAGTGAATTATATCTTGCAGCTGATAAAGATAATAATAGCAAGATTTTTGCACCTGCATTTACAGATGAATTCGAAGCATTTGCTGTAAAAATGCATGACTGGGAACAGAAGGGTTACTGGTCAAAAGATATTCTTTCATCTTCACAGGATGACAAGGACAACTTCTACAATGGT
It includes:
- a CDS encoding GH36-type glycosyl hydrolase domain-containing protein, which codes for MNLTNNLIELKAGKTSYCFLPTGDIFEFNHNGIMLNGFHGNSKDGSPNNIYLRIYKENSVTAYPLLGIRSRSKLEKGNTSLKYTGIVEGISYEVIFYAKESVWFWEIALNGNGETVDLLYGQDIGVASSGAVLTNELYAAQYLGHSIFSSDNGYTICSRQNQDQGGSYPYLRQGSLGASVIHYSTDGMQFFKTSYKDTDIPAALTEDLPDINYQFEFSYTAFQTEKFNLNSSKKLAFYGFAAENHPDAITSLEYDAEIKSAYQALEEDIYTPYPFVTLKREFGTTYSSPALSPEAIDALFPSRILEERNGEKLLSFFTKDHSHIVTKEKELHMERPHGTIFISCPGELEEESINGKWTDAKGAISSTAYMYGLFNGQTVLGNTSFHKFLSTPRGLLNIQKNCGQHLYIKLDGTYRLLTLPALFEMGMNYASWYYVLEDDLLKITSYTAAHKPYVVLDVTSQKEKSYDFILTNQMVLGENEHTKEVSFAEIPHGLHFTGISTEYEALSYSMFLSGAKWQTSDDRIFFEDGISRDDTFITITMNETSNFQCIIAGSLNGEDSLSVPTIDFETEKAAALDYYRNLNGGFKLSLDCKGENTRIDILNETAWWYTHNAMIHFASPHGLEQPGGAAWGTRDVCQGPMEYFLMTQNYNLAGKVLLNIFSHQSHSNGEWPQWFMFDRYTMDAGECHGDVIFWPLKCIGDYLEASGDYALLQREIPYKDLANEQFTLLHHIKRAFEAVKLRFIGNTGLITYAGGDWDDTLQPVDPKMREHLVSSWTVALAFQTLRRLGTMLKETDSNFAEKLSESSQKIADDFKSLLIKDGIIPGFVQYDNNEITYMLHPVDKETGINYRLLPMTRSIIAELVSPEQAKVNMQTIDKELKFPDGVHLMNRPARYNGGVSKLFKRAEQAANVGREISLEYTHAHIRYLEACAKIGDSSTAWDSLFTINPILIQESVPSACLRQSNLYFSSSDGSFTDRYDFAENFDKLKTGSISVKGGWRLYSSGPGIYLNQLISNILGVRFLADSLIIDPVLPDYLDGLKLHFNCFNRDLDFCYHISVKSDNKDNLTNNRISVSIDGIPVSGETILNPYREGGLRVKKELLEKANGQIDIFVTLP
- a CDS encoding carbohydrate ABC transporter permease; this translates as MKEDNIKSRKLMGKDEKIMKGVFYTLVTIFTLICLFPFLLLISSSFMSEKEILKEGYKLIPSHISFSAYEFLGSHVTNLFNAYKVTITIAVAGTLLGLFLMSMGGYVLCRKDFKYRNQISFFIYFTTLFSGGLIPTYILMVNGLGLKDNLWSLILPGLMSPWSIFLMRNFMKSIPESLYESAAIDGAGDFRIYWKIFMPLSKPSLATIGLFLTLGYWNEWYNAMLYIQSQNKIPLQYFLQKIVSQANISLLIQQGLTINTGDLPSESIKMATAVAAIGPIILVYPFVQKYFVSGLTIGAVKG
- a CDS encoding glycoside hydrolase family 3 protein — protein: MLTYESKEARLSLAKKLASEGIVLLKNDNALLPLKSGAPIAIFGRAQLDTLIGGSGSGATASDETTLITEEFIKAGLTLDPALEAFYKNALDTERENAPDPEEERNKFKELLNSGLIYEIFGKYKAPIEEFSINEEILTSIPSTHTAFFILGRASGGEECDRRVQDDYYLTASEKDLLHRITAHFENVVVVLNINGFVDLSLIQSYPSVRSILFLGTAGEQGAAALADIITGKAVPSGKLPSTIAYSYEAYPSSELFFTDKDRPDTILTYEDFGLSAKDNRNPKVKSQEDFSKRPVAVYKEGIYMGYRYFDTFNVPVMYPFGYGLSYADFHIAYSYACREGENLQIIANVTNVSTLYSGKEVVQLYVSAPSGCLEKPYQELLTYAKTKELAPGETEEMTLSFPLKELASYDEASASYIIENGQYFLRLGNSSRNTKIIGKVQAEETIVTASYSNRLSLNSSNKGKLAFLSNKGAASYSYSTEEVEKHNAPCLLTLLQKDFNESKKSIAAASCSSSLSDKEARKPVSMQAFTLKDVKDGHCTLEELVEKMTPEELAVLLNGYGPGLPFGGMGGKYASTIQYSDGTDIAVSTHPTGFAGYISPALTKYGIPSVFYKDGPAGVQLTAWPTGISMACTFNMDLLKEFGTACAAEASGLDVDSWLAPGINLQRNPIGGRNFEYYSEDPRHTGYCGLAITLGAEEIGITTCPKHFALNEQETYRRGSTKNSFDALDSIVEERTARELYLKPFEMVVKNSKVSTLMTSFNKINGIFAAGNLDLCEGILREEWGYEGIVVTDWGDMDIVVDGADAIAAGNDVIMPGGPPVIEQVLTGFQEGRVTLSELRKSALRFLTYVMTSNSCKKYWEEQ
- a CDS encoding ABC transporter permease, producing the protein MGKLTIHFKNFFHEVKRKRVLFLMILPILIYFFVFAYIPMPGAYIAFVDYSIGKGIFGSPFVGLKNFEFLAKTGDLWRITKNTLLYNVAFLVLCNVFQVAFAIMLAELGSKWFKKLSQSIILLPYFISMVIVGFFAYNFFNYDHGFVNTLLTGLGFPKHDFYSDQGIWKYIIVFFKIWSQTGYGMIVYLATITGIDAEIYEAASLDGANPVQKIKYLTLPLLKTTVILLFLFGLGGILKGSFDLFFNLIGSNSILYPQTDIIDTFVFRSLVSQFNFSQGAAVGFYQSIFGLILVLVVNAVVKKIEPESALF
- a CDS encoding DUF3502 domain-containing protein, with amino-acid sequence MKRIIALLLVAVLAIGMVTGCSKTTKNNSGTTNNGAETTDGKTDNSKEVNLVLYLYGSEGVANKDILAALNEKLKASINTTLEIKYIDWGDIATKYPLMFSSGEKFDMAYVSGNGNVPYATLVKQGALADITDLLDKDAPTLKTALAKQWDSVKVDGKIYAVPTDYSEYTSYGFVSRKDLMDKYGVSTISSIADMEKYMDAAVADGQVPLNGKANLSNDLYRMFIDTTDGWINAPGISESELYLAADKDNNSKIFAPAFTDEFEAFAVKMHDWEQKGYWSKDILSSSQDDKDNFYNGLSAGYISHQPDWTGSYGTQVQKLPGVESEFYCFPEANGKIVRASGVNNATGISVNSKYPDRCLQVIEKLMTDKECYDLFQYGIEGREYELKDGKVTRPATFDEKKDGGGFASWAFRTDALNLPQLTEDPRRYTLNDAWSKVAIDNPFVGFSFDSSKVNTELSAISNVNSQLGIQILLGKTTQDPKDAVAEYRKQLKTAGIDNVLKEVNDQWTAYNASK